In the genome of Plasmodium chabaudi chabaudi strain AS genome assembly, chromosome: 6, one region contains:
- a CDS encoding origin recognition complex subunit 1, putative — protein MGPNNNMQNFYINENEILSPTKRGIKLDVSKLNIFNFSNLTKKQEDTKENSSQPYQKNNSYTQNAYEEFNDEKNKIFESNHNNLNNVTINSSFAINKKKKKKKNNKYNLDNSSSSTHSSDSSSSFPIHTVTKNQIKKQISSDTDTDSDCVLVFKSTSLKETESDTTEEDEMGMSLRNRAIHNKNNEKKRKEKIQNGKDSKTDRRTLRSDILNDTRRSTRLVKEKIEDKTSLNLLKSKNPTKRNYSHLSKDNDTYKNDSKKKKKKNKNLSSDTESYSNSSSQSYTSNKYNNGSNKINTKSIKRKLYTNTEVEKISKSTYTKLVKENSCEYQNGIIYESLIINGEKYSMGDDVIIFCDTDCIDTNYKQSSNTQMYELKKGRISGFYKNNENNKIQAEICIYCDQHDQIFIDHINKVSKLRRARDNFEDIIDIKSKEFYLLGNIQFIMLDSKLIYKKIKIFNEKNTFYNDKKLKSGVDKFLCAYYIKEKEEKIFEIQDEQHWEDLVMGSSNLYYYFSNRNNNNKKKFIIPALDQLKIHDNPSTNSKTRNTTRHAPTSSETKLVSTSKTTTNKMKAGKEGSFDKDFKEFIKQDQEIYYTNLLNSISHPTDRAIRMMQLDVVPKYLPCREKEIKEVHSFLESGIKQSGSNQILYISGMPGTGKTATVYSVIQLLKNKSNKKLLPPFNVYEINGMNVVHPNAAYQVFYKQLFNSKPPNALNSFKIIDRLFNKNKKDNRNVSILIIDEIDYLITKTQKVLFTLFDWPTKVNSKLILIAISNTMDLPERLIPRCRSRLAFGRLVFSPYKGDEIEKIIKERLDNCKDIIDHTAIQLCARKVANVSGDIRKALQICRKAFENKRGQKIVPRDIIEATNQLFDSPLTTAINYLPWAFKIFLTCVIIELKIINEFIIPYKKVGNRYKVMIQTSGKCIGMYNDVELFKIMIDKLVKMGILLVRPYIPLDSIAKNKNKETLLGFNNDADKKNSENKSYRTQVSPEIDHESGDMGLELNVEPQLVITALMKDPECAQKLNFY, from the coding sequence ATGGGgccaaataataatatgcaaaatttttatattaatgaaaatgaaatattaagtCCAACGAAAAGGGGTATAAAGCTTGATGTTagcaaattaaatatttttaatttttcaaatttaacaaaaaaacaagaagatacaaaagaaaattcTTCACAAccttatcaaaaaaataatagttaCACACAAAATGCTTACGAAGAAtttaatgatgaaaaaaataaaatttttgaaagtaatcataataatttaaataatgtaacAATAAATTCGAGCTTtgcaataaataaaaaaaaaaaaaaaaaaaaaaataataaatataatttggaTAACTCATCTTCATCTACACATTCATCAGATTCCTCATCATCTTTCCCTATCCACACTGTCACAAAaaaccaaataaaaaaacaaatttcaAGTGATACGGATACAGACAGTGATTGTGTACttgtttttaaatcaaCCAGTTTAAAAGAAACAGAAAGTGATACCACTGAAGAGGACGAAATGGGTATGTCCCTAAGAAATAGAGCAAtacacaataaaaataatgaaaaaaagagaaaagaaaaaatacaaaatgggAAAGATAGCAAAACAGATAGGCGAACCTTAAGGAGTGACATATTAAATGATACACGAAGAAGTACAAGATTggttaaagaaaaaatcgAAGATAAAACAAGtcttaatttattaaaatcaaaaaatccAACGAAAAGAAATTATTCTCATCTTTCAAAAGATAAtgatacatataaaaatgattctaaaaaaaaaaaaaaaaaaaataaaaacctAAGTAGTGACACAGAAAGTTATAGTAATTCTTCTTCCCAATCATACACAAGcaataaatacaataatggaagtaacaaaataaatacaaaaagcataaaaagaaaattatatacaaataccGAAGTAGAAAAAATCTCAAAATCAACCTACACCAAATtagtaaaagaaaattcGTGTGAATATCAAAAtggaataatatatgaaagTCTAATCATAAATggtgaaaaatattcaatgGGTGAtgatgttattattttttgtgacACAGATTGTATAGacacaaattataaacaaagTAGCAATACTCAAATGTATGaactaaaaaaaggaagaatATCtggattttataaaaataatgaaaataataaaattcaagcagaaatatgtatatactgCGATCAACACgatcaaatatttatagacCATATTAATAAAGTATCAAAATTAAGAAGAGCTCGCGATAATTTTGAAGATATAATTGACATTAAATCAAaagaattttatttgttaggaaatatacaatttataatgttagattcaaaattaatttataaaaaaattaaaatttttaatgaaaaaaatacattttataatgataaaaaactAAAAAGTGGGGTcgataaatttttatgtgcatattatataaaagaaaaggaagaaaaaatttttgaaatCCAAGATGAACAACATTGGGAAGATCTAGTTATGGGTTCTAGTAATTTATACTACTACTTTTcaaatagaaataataataataaaaaaaagtttataaTACCAGCTTTAGAccaattaaaaattcatgATAATCCATCAACAAATTCGAAAACTAGAAACACAACAAGACATGCCCCAACTTCTTCTGAAACCAAATTAGTAAGCACATCTAAAACtacaacaaataaaatgaagGCAGGAAAAGAAGGAAGTTTTGATAAAGACTTTAAagaatttataaaacaagatcaagaaatttattatacaaatttattaaattcaaTAAGTCATCCAACGGATAGAGCAATAAGAATGATGCAATTAGATGTAGTTCCTAAATATTTACCATGCagagaaaaagaaataaaagagGTTCATAGCTTTTTAGAATCTGGTATTAAACAATCAGGAAGTAACCAAATACTTTATATTAGTGGAATGCCAGGAACAGGAAAAACTGCAACCGTATATAGTGTTAtacaattattaaaaaataaaagcaataaaaaattactaCCCCCTTTTAATGTATACGAAATAAATGGTATGAATGTAGTTCATCCAAATGCTGCTTATCAAGTTTTCTATAAACAGTTATTTAATTCAAAACCTCCTAATGCTTTAAActcatttaaaataatagatcgattatttaataaaaataaaaaggataaCAGAAATGTatcaatattaattattgatgaaattgattatttaataactaaaacacaaaaagtactttttacattatttgaTTGGCCAACCAAAGTAAATagtaaattaatattaatagcTATATCGAATACTATGGATTTACCTGAAAGATTAATACCTAGATGTCGATCACGTTTAGCATTTGGTCGACTAGTTTTCAGTCCTTATAAAGGTGATGAAatcgaaaaaattattaaagaaCGTTTAGATAATTGTAAAGATATTATAGATCATACTGCTATACAATTATGTGCAAGAAAGGTAGCAAACGTTTCTGGAGATATCCGAAAGGCATTACAAATATGTAGAAAAGcatttgaaaataagaGAGGACAAAAAATTGTACCTAGAGATATTATTGAAGCTACTAACCAATTATTTGATTCACCCCTAACTACTGctattaattatttgcCTTGggcttttaaaatatttcttacTTGTGTAATTattgaattaaaaattattaacgaatttattataccatataaaaaagttgGAAACAGATATAAAGTGATGATACAAACAAGTGGAAAATGCATAGGTATGTATAACGATGTTGAATTgtttaaaattatgattGATAAGCTAGTGAAAATGGGTATACTATTAGTTAGACCATATATACCTCTAGATTCaattgcaaaaaataagaataaaGAAACACTCTTAGGATTTAATAATGATgctgataaaaaaaattctgaaaataaatcatataGAACACAAGTTAGTCCTGAAATTGATCATGAATCTGGTGATATGGGCTTAGAACTTAATGTCGAACCACAACTTGTTATCACTGCACTTATGAAAGATCCTGAATGCGCTCAAAAATTAaacttttattaa
- a CDS encoding trimethylguanosine synthase, putative — protein MIKIKYKDFNGVNKGKKNGKGQMDWLNFLVHPCYYTIFDLGKEDLLNEEIRLNFLYYAENLNIYDKEEVLGLFKKNDNIARELSFTKSCELIKKSYKLKMPIIFQNLKNFDLHKNDIIDYLSVSYKLGHNCIVRKQMKKVEKKNCFILDSEMLYSMTPEYISNKIANNILVSNKMEYSQMKENMMNGGKDKRYTEGVVSKNGINKLYKGVTIHLDPFAGAGGNCNNMKNVFTIASDINLNRLKQCQHNCEFYNKNIDYILCDFFNIVNHFRENVIDVVFLSIPWGGPSYKKKNKFNLKNKEKNLCVHTCLKESMKLTKNIIIYLPRNVCINDLYFLFKTYKKLCTLKNEDNKINCIENERGEIKNFGFSKKCDMLIELYVNRNRCTYKDRCENNLMNYYYYYFNKKKNIYNNKIKYDKVKNLFKINIDQCNNYLKETSEIESECINDKQCQNDEVPFQITESVANNKVCNVFRKRRNTLWKWHNTCMVIYLGDISKELKNTKTINYNYVYYIHNKLGKAVTKFINYKFYKNSCKTNEYKYGNRNMSIYRSLYNEKIKHVFDVVESLERKPFQSVKRQKINNNEELKKTKLQGIRVIPKNIIILKHRANKMLYKVVSYILQMFYNNIRNLIGFDNFSFFNKIYINLEKIQHKFLTRKVYRNTNIKKYVTYIYSHYIDNNSGLNIMINHFNVIIMKIKKELILLFGIYLYDINFLKYYFKYHKINILINNVCKKKLENIHYIIVRLLFNFLMYICIFLNILNNNIRLQEFINKNIINNGSDDFSDLLKIPIKDFETIFNINKNNFLFSFQKFIKRIILLSIQIEVFGKSLTMDKIINIFFHFIFKKYDIDYLLNYIRNNNEEEDINKNWHRLCLFLIMINFFTKQFFYNINVTSYLDYFNSLNYFYFNRMRILSRHCKGYENLFIFNFRNFMEKHFCVQIL, from the coding sequence atgataaaaattaagtACAAAGATTTCAATGGAGTGAATaaaggtaaaaaaaatggaaaaggTCAAATGGATTGGTTGAACTTTTTAGTTCATCCATGTTActatacaatttttgatCTAGGAAAAGAggatttattaaatgaagaaaTTCGCTTAAACTTTTTATACTACGcggaaaatttaaatatttatgataaAGAGGAAGTATTaggattatttaaaaaaaatgataatattgcAAGAGAATTAAGTTTTACAAAAAGTTGtgaattaattaaaaagagttataaattaaaaatgcctatcatatttcaaaacttaaaaaattttgatttacacaaaaatgatataattgATTATTTGTCTGTAAGTTATAAATTAGGACATAATTGTATAGTAAGAAagcaaatgaaaaaagtggaaaaaaaaaattgttttatcCTTGATAGTGAAATGCTATATTCTATGACACCAGAATATATATCCAATAAAATtgctaataatatattagtgAGCAACAAAATGGAGTATAGCCAAATGAAGGAAAACATGATGAATGGGGGAAAGGATAAAAGATATACTGAAGGTGTGGTCAGCAAAAATGGAATTAACAAATTGTATAAAGGGGTAACAATTCATTTGGATCCATTTGCTGGTGCAGGAGGAAATTGTAACAACatgaaaaatgtatttacaATAGCATCcgatataaatttaaatcgTTTAAAACAATGTCAGCATAATTGTGAATTTtacaacaaaaatatagattatattttgtgtgacttttttaatatagtaAATCATTTTAGAGAAAATGTGATTgatgttgtttttttaagtatCCCTTGGGGTGGTccatcatataaaaaaaaaaataaatttaatttaaaaaataaagaaaagaatTTGTGTGTGCATACATGTTTAAAAGAATCAAtgaaattaacaaaaaatataattatatatttacctAGAAATGTGTGTATtaatgatttatattttctttttaaaacatataaaaagttatgtactttgaaaaatgaagataacaaaataaattgtatAGAGAATGAGAGAggggaaataaaaaattttggtTTTTCCAAAAAATGTGATATGCTTATAGAGTTGTATGTAAATAGGAATAGGTGTACATACAAGGACCGATGTGAAAACAATTTAATgaattactattattattattttaataagaaaaagaatatatataataacaaaataaaatatgataaagttaaaaatctttttaaaattaacatTGATCaatgtaataattatttgaaagAAACTAGCGAAATAGAAAGTGAATGCATTAATGATAAGCAATGTCAAAATGATGAAGTACCTTTTCAAATAACTGAATCGGTTGCAAATAACAAGGTTTGTAATGTATTCCGAAAAAGGAGGAATACCTTGTGGAAATGGCATAACACTTGCATGGTTATTTATTTGGGTGATATATCAAAAGaacttaaaaatacaaaaacgATTAACTACaattatgtttattatattcataataaattGGGAAAAGCAgttacaaaatttataaattacaaattttacaaaaatagcTGCAAGactaatgaatataaatatggtaACAGAAATATGTCTATATATAGATCACTGTACAATGAGAAGATCAAACATGTGTTTGATGTTGTGGAGAGTCTGGAAAGGAAGCCTTTTCAGTCTGTTAAGCggcaaaaaataaacaataatgAAGAGTTAAAGAAAACTAAGCTACAAGGAATTAGGGTTattccaaaaaatattattattttaaagcaTAGagcaaataaaatgttGTATAAAGTGGTTAGctatatattacaaatgTTTTACAACAATATAAGGAATTTAATTGGCTTTGATAattttagtttttttaataaaatatatattaatttagaaaaaattcagcacaaatttttaacaagaaaagtatatagaaatacaaacataaaaaagtatgtaacatatatatattcacatTATATTGATAACAATTCAggattaaatattatgataaatcattttaatgtaattataatgaaaattaaaaaagaacttatacttttatttgggatatatttatatgatattaattttttaaagtactattttaaatatcataaaataaatatattaattaataatgtgtgtaaaaaaaaattggaaaatatCCACTATATAATTGTCAGACTGCTTTTTAACTTTCTTAtgtatatttgtatttttttaaatattttaaataataatatacgaTTACaagaatttattaataaaaatataataaataatggatCTGATGATTTTTcagatttattaaaaataccAATAAAAGATTTtgaaacaatttttaatataaataagaataattttttgtttagttttcaaaaatttataaaacgAATTATTTTACTCTCTATTCAAATTGAAGTTTTTGGAAAATCTTTAACTATggataaaattattaatattttttttcattttatttttaaaaaatatgatatagattatttattaaattatattcgtaataataatgaagaggaagatataaataagaatTGGCATCGATTATgtctatttttaattatgattaatttttttacaaaacaatttttttataatataaatgtaacATCCTATTTggattattttaattctttaaattatttttatttcaatagAATGCGTATTTTATCACGTCATTGTAAAGGTTACgaaaatttgtttattttcaattttaggAACTTTATGgaaaaacatttttgtgTGCAAATTTTATAG
- a CDS encoding signal recognition particle subunit SRP14, putative: MVLLNNSRFIEELTKLCNTNEEQNRASIWITIKRVKRTDIKICVPKNEAGDKRNKKSHKDDNKNNKNYFCLIRATDGKKIKLSTHVSDDIISFSQEINNIIKK; this comes from the exons ATGGTATTACTAAATAATTCTAGATTTATTGAAGAATTAACAAAACTATGTAACACAAATGAAGAACAAAATAGGGCTTCCATTTGGATTACCATAAAGCGAG TAAAAAGAactgatataaaaatatgtgtcCCCAAAAATGAGGCCGGcgataaaagaaataaaaaaagccACAAAGATgacaacaaaaataataaaaactatTTCTGTTTAATCAGAGCAACAGAtggtaaaaaaattaaattatctaCCCACGTTTCCGATGATATAATTAGTTTTTCtcaagaaataaataatataattaaaaaataa
- a CDS encoding DNA/RNA-binding protein, putative has translation MNQKASYKLLLDTKPSKIQKHVNDCLEKMKTGEVEIIARNYAIPKAFSVLEVLKTNVPNLNHSIKYNNLEATGPDRRQLLEINISVSFKN, from the exons ATGAATCAGAAAGCATcatacaaattattattggaTACCAAGCCCtcaaaaatacaaaaacatGTAAATGATTgtttagaaaaaatgaaaacg gGGGAAGTAGAAATAATTGCAAGAAATTATGCAATACCTAAAGCTTTTAGTGTGCTAGAAGTTTTAAAGACTAACGTTCCAAATTTGAATCAttccataaaatataataacttagag gCTACTGGTCCAGATAGGAGACAGCTGCTCGAAATCAATATATCCGTTTCGTTCAAAAACTAG
- a CDS encoding peptidyl-prolyl cis-trans isomerase, putative, whose protein sequence is MKIPNPRVYLDVAIGGRNAGRLIFELFMDKLPITSENFRCLCTGETGLGYYLKPRWYKNSLIHRIVTDFMFQGGDFNFGNGYGGESIYGQYFRNEKFIYKHSKRGILSMCQTSIKHTNNSQFFVTFKSCPWLDKKHVVFGHLEYGFDTLSYIEEQATLIGKPKKQVYIYNCGAIPLDKIKYKSRTNMHDDYIIPEIEMPLLEREIEFNESSDINELKKIYKNSKRF, encoded by the exons atgaaaataccCAACCCTCGAGTTTATTTGGATGTTGCTATTGGGGGAAGAAATGCAGGAAGATTGATATTTGAA CTGTTCATGGATAAATTGCCGATAACCAGTGAAAATTTTCGATGTCTCTGTACAG ggGAAACAGGGTTAGGCTATTACTTAAAACCAAGGTGGTATAAGAATTCGTTAATCCATAGAATAGTTACTGATTTt atGTTTCAAGGAGGGGATTTTAATTTTGGGAATGGATATGGTGGGGAATCAATATATGGGCAATACTTTCGAAATGAAaagtttatttataaacacTCAAAAAGAg GTATTTTATCAATGTGTCAAACTAGCATAAAGCATACAAATAATTCTCAATTTTTTGTGACATTTAAAAGTTGTCCTTGGCTAGACAAGAAGCAT gTCGTTTTTGGTCACCTTGAATATGGGTTTGATACACTATCGTATATTGAAGAGCAAGCCACATTAATTGGGAAGCCCAAAAAGCAAGTTTACATATACAACTG CGGAGCCATTCCATTGGACAAGATTAAATATAAGTCTCGGACCAATATGCACGACGATTATATTATACCa GAAATAGAAATGCCATTGTTGGAAAGGGAAATTGAATTTAATGAAAGTTCAGACATTAATGAgttgaagaaaatatacaaaaatagtAAACGGTTTTAG
- a CDS encoding high mobility group protein B1, putative, with the protein MDGMKKFKDIKMGGKEVKKRRKNKKDPHAPKRSLSAYMFFAKEKRAEIITRDPSLSKDVATVGKMIGEAWNKLDEREKAPYEKKAQEDKLRYEKEKMEYAKNKMK; encoded by the coding sequence atggatggcatgaaaaaatttaaagatataaaaatgggtGGAAAAGaagtaaaaaaacgaagaaaaaataaaaaagaccCACATGCACCTAAAAGGTCTTTATCAgcttatatgttttttgcAAAAGAGAAGAGAGCAGAAATTATTACTCGCGATCCAAGCTTAAGCAAAGATGTTGCAACAGTTGGAAAAATGATTGGAGAAGCATGGAATAAATTAGATGAAAGAGAAAAAGCTccatatgaaaaaaaagcacAAGAAGACAAACTAAgatatgaaaaagaaaaaatggaatatgcaaaaaacaaaatgaaataa